A genomic region of Serratia fonticola contains the following coding sequences:
- a CDS encoding ABC transporter permease: MKSYWQTFSKVLMSMLERPMWLMLILSLCVMSMVYANRTVWDLPVAVIDQDHSTASRELIRQLDATSKIAIQTYDNLDDAKRDLGWRKLFAVIIMPVDLEKKILNGKSIEIPVFGDATNRLANGQIQQDVVAVYQQLLNQYNTSLLLRSGFSERQAQVILTPIQSQTLDVFNPGISFAAIIFPGLLVMLLQHSLLIACVRVSIVLKGAPGGKPSIPVYLGGLSALLPIWLFLSIVLFVLWPWVLGYRQTAAIPEILLLTFPFLLAVLGLGKLVTECLRSVEMIYLTLSFITTPVFYLSGTIWPLQAMPQWVRAISSMIPSTWATKAIAGVNQMGLSLRDVGGDVAMLLLLGAIYTLIGIGVGAVRNRVGLRSLFRRHRG, from the coding sequence ATGAAAAGTTATTGGCAAACCTTCAGTAAGGTGCTGATGAGCATGCTGGAGCGGCCCATGTGGCTGATGCTGATCCTCTCGTTGTGTGTCATGAGCATGGTTTATGCCAACCGCACCGTGTGGGATCTGCCGGTGGCGGTGATCGATCAGGATCACAGCACCGCCAGTCGCGAACTGATCCGCCAGTTGGATGCGACCTCGAAGATCGCTATTCAGACCTATGACAACCTGGATGATGCTAAACGCGATCTGGGTTGGCGCAAATTGTTTGCGGTGATCATTATGCCGGTGGATCTGGAGAAAAAGATCCTCAATGGCAAGAGCATTGAGATCCCGGTGTTCGGGGATGCCACCAACCGGTTGGCGAACGGCCAGATCCAACAGGACGTGGTAGCGGTTTATCAGCAACTGCTCAATCAGTACAACACCTCGCTGTTATTACGCAGTGGCTTTAGCGAACGGCAGGCGCAGGTGATCCTGACGCCGATCCAGAGCCAGACGCTGGATGTCTTTAACCCCGGCATCAGCTTTGCGGCAATCATCTTCCCTGGCCTGCTGGTGATGCTTTTACAGCACTCGTTACTGATCGCTTGCGTGCGTGTCAGCATCGTGTTGAAAGGCGCTCCTGGCGGGAAACCGTCAATTCCGGTTTATCTGGGGGGGTTGTCGGCACTGTTGCCGATCTGGCTATTCCTGTCGATTGTGTTGTTTGTGCTGTGGCCGTGGGTACTGGGCTATCGCCAGACGGCGGCGATCCCAGAGATCCTGTTGCTGACCTTCCCGTTCCTGCTGGCGGTACTCGGCTTGGGCAAACTGGTCACCGAATGCTTGCGCAGCGTGGAGATGATCTACCTGACGCTGTCATTTATCACCACGCCGGTGTTTTACCTTTCCGGCACCATCTGGCCGTTGCAGGCGATGCCGCAGTGGGTCAGGGCGATTTCCTCAATGATCCCGTCAACCTGGGCCACCAAAGCCATCGCTGGCGTGAATCAGATGGGCCTCTCGTTGCGTGATGTCGGTGGAGATGTGGCAATGCTGCTGCTGCTGGGGGCGATTTATACGCTGATAGGCATTGGCGTTGGCGCCGTACGCAACCGCGTGGGGCTGCGCAGCTTATTCCGTCGGCATCGGGGATAG
- a CDS encoding SCP2 domain-containing protein: protein MLGKLRARIVRQGPSLLRVPLKFTPFALQRQLLEQVLGWQFRQALADGDLAFLESRWLKIEVRDLALQWFMTVENDRLVVSQQAEADVSFSGEANDLILVAARKQDPDTLFFQRRLQIEGDTELGLYVKNLMDAIDLDAMPAPLRIGLLQLADFVEAGLQEGTESSSRALQPC from the coding sequence GTGTTGGGAAAACTACGAGCACGCATTGTGCGTCAAGGGCCGTCGCTGTTGCGCGTACCGTTAAAATTCACGCCGTTTGCTCTGCAGCGTCAGCTACTGGAACAGGTACTGGGCTGGCAATTTCGTCAGGCGCTGGCAGACGGTGATTTAGCGTTTCTTGAATCGCGCTGGCTGAAGATCGAAGTACGCGATCTGGCGTTGCAATGGTTTATGACGGTAGAAAACGATAGGCTGGTGGTGAGCCAACAGGCTGAGGCTGATGTCAGCTTCAGTGGCGAAGCCAACGATCTGATCCTGGTTGCTGCACGCAAGCAGGATCCCGATACGCTGTTTTTCCAGCGTCGGTTGCAGATTGAAGGAGATACCGAATTGGGCCTGTATGTAAAAAATCTGATGGACGCCATCGATCTGGACGCAATGCCTGCGCCGTTGCGCATTGGCTTGCTACAGTTGGCGGACTTTGTTGAAGCCGGTTTGCAGGAGGGCACGGAGTCGTCTTCCCGTGCGCTGCAGCCATGTTAA
- a CDS encoding HlyD family secretion protein yields the protein MKKKTLFTLLLMVIAIAMAVLFRAHNQDLVLQGEVDAPEVIVASKAKGRVIERLVERGDDVKRGQLVIRLESPELMAQLRSAQATRDEAKAQLDESLHGTREESIRNLRANLAQAEAEYQNAQHDYDRNLSVASKGYVSKSELDSSRRSRDTAYQQVQAAKANLDEGINGDRIELRQKYAAALRAAEQDLLEIQAQTDDLQVLAPVDGEVGPIPAEVGELLNASSPLITLIRVPDAYFVFNLREDILANVRKGDKVTLRVPALKDKMIEAEVRYIAPLGDYATKRATRATGDFDLKTFEVRLYPSQPVEGLRPGMSTLWLWKE from the coding sequence ATGAAGAAAAAGACGCTGTTTACACTGCTGCTGATGGTTATCGCCATTGCGATGGCAGTGTTGTTCCGCGCGCATAATCAGGATTTGGTCTTGCAGGGGGAGGTGGACGCCCCTGAAGTGATCGTTGCCTCCAAAGCGAAAGGCCGGGTAATTGAACGGCTGGTGGAGCGCGGGGATGACGTGAAGCGCGGGCAACTGGTGATCCGGCTGGAGAGCCCGGAATTGATGGCACAACTGCGTTCAGCGCAGGCCACGCGTGATGAGGCCAAGGCGCAGTTGGATGAATCGCTGCATGGTACCCGTGAAGAGAGTATCCGCAACCTGCGTGCCAATCTGGCGCAGGCCGAAGCGGAATACCAGAATGCGCAACATGATTACGATCGTAATCTGAGCGTGGCCAGCAAAGGCTACGTCTCAAAATCTGAATTGGACAGTTCACGCCGTTCGCGCGACACCGCTTATCAACAGGTCCAAGCCGCCAAAGCCAATCTGGACGAAGGTATCAACGGCGATCGCATAGAACTGCGGCAAAAATACGCCGCGGCACTGCGGGCCGCAGAGCAGGACCTGTTGGAGATTCAGGCCCAGACCGACGATCTGCAGGTTCTAGCGCCGGTAGATGGTGAAGTGGGGCCGATCCCGGCAGAAGTGGGGGAACTGCTTAATGCCTCCAGCCCGTTGATAACATTGATTCGTGTACCGGATGCCTATTTCGTGTTTAACCTGCGCGAAGATATTCTGGCTAATGTGCGTAAGGGCGATAAAGTGACGCTGCGTGTACCGGCGTTGAAAGACAAAATGATCGAAGCCGAAGTGCGCTATATCGCCCCGCTAGGAGACTACGCCACCAAACGTGCCACGCGAGCCACCGGTGACTTTGATCTGAAAACCTTTGAAGTTCGTCTGTATCCGTCGCAGCCGGTAGAGGGGCTGCGCCCAGGGATGAGTACCTTATGGCTATGGAAAGAGTAA
- a CDS encoding peptidase U32 family protein has product MELLCPAGNLPALKAAVDNGADAVYIGLKDDTNARHFAGLNFTEKKLQEAADYVHRHGRKLHIAINTFAHPDGYARWQRAVDMAAQLGADALILADLAMLEYAAERYPQVERHVSVQASATNEEAIRFYQRHFDVARVVLPRVLSMHQVKQLARTSPVPLEVFAFGSLCIMAEGRCYLSSYLTGESPNTVGACSPARFVRWQQTPQGMESRLNDVLIDRYQDGENAGYPTLCKGRYLVDNVRYHPLEEPTSLNTLELLPELLAANIASVKIEGRQRSPAYVSQVARVWRQAIDRCLANPEGYQADTAWMETLGAMSEGTQTTLGAYHRKWQ; this is encoded by the coding sequence ATGGAGCTGCTTTGTCCCGCTGGCAACCTGCCCGCCTTGAAAGCTGCGGTGGATAATGGCGCAGATGCCGTTTACATCGGCCTGAAAGATGATACCAATGCGCGCCACTTTGCCGGGTTGAACTTTACCGAGAAAAAACTGCAGGAAGCGGCCGACTACGTGCACCGTCATGGCCGCAAGTTGCATATCGCCATCAATACCTTTGCCCACCCTGATGGTTACGCCCGCTGGCAACGCGCCGTTGATATGGCGGCCCAACTGGGTGCCGATGCGTTGATCCTGGCCGATTTGGCGATGCTGGAATATGCCGCGGAGCGCTACCCGCAGGTGGAACGCCATGTCTCGGTGCAGGCTTCCGCCACCAATGAAGAAGCCATCCGTTTTTATCAGCGCCACTTTGATGTCGCCCGTGTGGTGCTGCCACGCGTCCTCTCGATGCATCAGGTGAAGCAGTTGGCACGCACCAGCCCAGTGCCGCTGGAGGTGTTTGCCTTTGGTAGCCTGTGCATCATGGCGGAGGGCCGCTGCTACCTTTCCTCCTATCTGACCGGTGAATCTCCCAATACCGTGGGAGCCTGTTCTCCAGCACGCTTTGTACGCTGGCAGCAAACGCCGCAGGGGATGGAATCACGCCTGAACGACGTGCTGATCGATCGCTATCAGGACGGTGAAAACGCCGGTTACCCCACGCTGTGCAAAGGCCGCTACCTGGTTGATAACGTGCGCTATCATCCGTTGGAAGAACCCACCAGCCTCAATACGCTGGAGCTGCTGCCAGAGCTGCTGGCCGCTAATATTGCCTCGGTGAAGATCGAAGGCCGTCAACGTAGCCCGGCGTATGTCAGCCAGGTGGCCCGTGTCTGGCGCCAGGCGATCGATCGCTGCCTGGCTAATCCGGAAGGTTACCAAGCCGATACGGCCTGGATGGAGACGCTCGGCGCAATGTCCGAAGGTACCCAGACCACGCTTGGCGCGTATCACCGCAAATGGCAGTAG
- the yedF gene encoding sulfurtransferase-like selenium metabolism protein YedF, producing MKQAEIVPDYRLDMVGEPCPYPAVATLEAMPQLKPGEILEVISDCPQSINNIPLDARNHGYKVLDIQQDGPTIRYLIQR from the coding sequence ATGAAGCAAGCCGAGATAGTGCCTGATTACCGGCTGGATATGGTAGGGGAACCTTGCCCTTACCCGGCAGTCGCCACCCTGGAAGCGATGCCGCAGCTTAAACCGGGAGAAATACTGGAAGTGATCAGCGATTGCCCGCAGTCGATCAACAATATCCCGTTGGATGCCCGTAACCATGGCTACAAAGTGTTGGATATTCAGCAAGATGGGCCGACAATCCGCTACCTGATCCAACGTTGA
- a CDS encoding ABC transporter permease — protein MAMERVRAGWRCFSHAFSNECRIAFRQPVVHWLGWIFPLMLFGLISSNFSEGTLLDLPVSVVDNDHSSLSKNLIRKLDAGSHAHVQAYDGGLEESLRRLRSAQDYALLSIPTDFESDALAGNQPSVVLYYNALFYGAGLYSTQDFSGLMAETNANYRSIIAGAMGKSLPPLADVTLNYGSLFNASGSYIYYQQFAATIHMLQLFVVTCMIYVMARSKSLLKAKPFSLALLGKLAPYTLSFTTLLMVEIGALVGIFDARVSGNPLFMLMIGFFYVMAAQSIGLLLYTFTGSAITAYTLIGMLVSIALTFSGMAVPELSMPLPAQIISNIEPLTHALYAMFDVFLRQVPASAILSVCALLLVYPLVTAVLVRNRLLKRLAKEETVG, from the coding sequence ATGGCTATGGAAAGAGTAAGGGCAGGCTGGCGCTGTTTCAGCCACGCGTTCAGCAACGAATGTCGCATTGCTTTCCGTCAGCCTGTGGTGCACTGGTTGGGCTGGATTTTCCCGTTGATGCTGTTCGGTCTGATCAGCAGCAATTTCTCGGAAGGAACCTTGCTCGACCTGCCGGTATCGGTGGTAGATAACGATCACAGCTCGCTGTCAAAAAACCTGATCCGCAAGCTGGATGCGGGGTCACATGCCCATGTTCAGGCTTATGACGGTGGGCTGGAAGAGTCATTGCGCCGTCTGCGCAGTGCGCAGGACTATGCCTTACTGTCGATCCCGACCGATTTCGAGTCCGATGCCCTGGCGGGCAACCAGCCGAGCGTCGTGTTGTATTACAACGCGTTGTTCTACGGTGCGGGGTTATATTCGACGCAGGACTTCAGCGGCCTGATGGCCGAGACGAATGCCAACTATCGTTCGATCATTGCCGGAGCCATGGGCAAATCACTGCCGCCGTTGGCGGACGTCACCCTAAACTATGGCAGCCTGTTCAATGCCAGCGGCAGTTATATCTACTATCAGCAGTTTGCCGCCACCATTCATATGCTGCAGCTGTTTGTGGTCACCTGCATGATCTATGTGATGGCGCGCAGCAAGTCTTTGCTGAAGGCGAAACCCTTTAGCCTGGCACTGCTGGGCAAACTGGCCCCCTATACCCTTAGCTTTACCACGCTGCTGATGGTTGAGATTGGTGCGCTGGTCGGCATTTTTGACGCACGAGTCAGCGGCAATCCGCTCTTCATGCTGATGATTGGTTTCTTCTATGTGATGGCGGCCCAGAGTATCGGCTTGCTGTTGTATACCTTTACCGGCAGTGCCATTACCGCCTACACCCTGATTGGGATGTTGGTGAGTATCGCGCTGACCTTTTCCGGTATGGCGGTGCCAGAGCTATCCATGCCGTTGCCTGCGCAGATTATCTCTAATATCGAACCTCTTACCCATGCGCTGTACGCCATGTTCGACGTCTTCCTGCGGCAGGTGCCCGCCAGTGCCATCCTCAGCGTTTGCGCGTTGCTGCTGGTCTACCCGTTGGTCACGGCGGTGCTGGTGCGTAACCGGCTGCTGAAACGGTTGGCGAAAGAGGAGACGGTAGGATGA
- a CDS encoding LacI family DNA-binding transcriptional regulator — protein MSTMQEVAKKAGVSKATVSRVLSGKGYVSEATKDQVFKAIEEAGYRPNLLARNLATNKSQCIGLVVTNTLYNGNYFSEILSQAAQKLEDNGRQLILVDGKHSATEEQEAIRFLLDLRCDAIIIYPRFLTIEAMDDIIEQHKQPIMVVNRRLRKHHSHCICCDHKGASFKATKYLIEQGHRNIAFITGSLDSPTAIERLSGYKEALNQYDIELDDKLIITGKWTPASGAAAIETLLKDKITFSAVLASNDDMAIGAIKKLNDAGIIVPNEVSVIGFDNIPTAPYLSPTLSSVKDPVSDMMSEVIDRLIAMLDGGYLSKDNLFTSELIVRDSVSNGPFYGK, from the coding sequence ATGTCTACCATGCAGGAAGTGGCAAAAAAGGCAGGCGTCTCAAAAGCCACTGTTTCACGCGTTCTTTCCGGCAAAGGGTACGTCAGCGAAGCCACCAAAGATCAGGTGTTTAAAGCTATCGAAGAGGCAGGTTATCGTCCCAATCTGCTGGCGAGAAATCTGGCCACCAATAAATCCCAGTGCATTGGCCTGGTGGTGACCAACACCCTCTATAACGGCAATTATTTCAGCGAGATACTTTCCCAAGCGGCGCAAAAGCTGGAAGACAACGGTCGCCAGTTGATTTTGGTGGACGGCAAACACAGCGCCACAGAAGAGCAAGAGGCGATTCGATTCCTACTCGATTTACGCTGCGACGCCATCATCATTTACCCGCGTTTTTTAACCATCGAAGCGATGGACGACATCATCGAGCAGCATAAACAACCCATCATGGTGGTTAACCGTAGGCTGAGAAAACATCACAGCCACTGCATCTGCTGCGACCACAAAGGGGCCAGCTTTAAAGCAACAAAATACCTGATTGAGCAGGGCCACCGGAATATCGCCTTTATTACCGGCTCACTGGATTCGCCAACGGCTATTGAGCGATTATCCGGTTATAAAGAAGCCTTGAATCAATACGATATCGAGCTTGATGATAAGCTCATCATCACAGGAAAGTGGACGCCAGCCAGCGGTGCCGCGGCGATAGAAACGTTGCTCAAGGATAAAATCACGTTTAGTGCGGTACTCGCCAGTAACGATGATATGGCCATTGGTGCCATCAAAAAATTGAACGATGCAGGTATTATCGTCCCCAATGAAGTCTCGGTTATCGGCTTCGATAATATCCCTACGGCCCCGTACCTATCCCCGACGTTATCCAGCGTTAAAGACCCGGTGAGCGATATGATGAGCGAAGTGATCGACCGACTGATTGCTATGCTCGACGGCGGCTACCTGTCGAAGGACAATCTGTTTACCTCCGAACTTATCGTCAGGGATTCGGTGAGTAATGGGCCTTTTTACGGAAAATGA
- a CDS encoding GNAT family N-acetyltransferase: MLIRVEIPVDAAGIDALLRNAFGRDDEAELVQQLREDGLLTLGIVATDDEGGVVGYAAFSPVDVAGEDRQWVGLAPLAVEESLRRQGLGEKLVYEGLDALNEFSYAAVVVLGDPAYYGRFGFKTAAQYDLHCRWPDTEAAFQVYPLAEDALNGVNGLVEYSAPFSRF, translated from the coding sequence ATGTTAATCCGCGTTGAAATTCCGGTAGACGCCGCAGGCATTGATGCCCTGCTGCGTAACGCATTTGGCCGCGATGACGAAGCCGAACTGGTGCAGCAACTGCGTGAAGACGGGCTGTTGACGCTGGGGATTGTGGCGACAGATGACGAAGGGGGCGTAGTCGGTTATGCCGCTTTCAGCCCGGTTGATGTTGCCGGTGAGGATCGTCAGTGGGTTGGCCTTGCACCTCTCGCGGTGGAAGAGAGTCTGCGCCGCCAAGGGTTGGGTGAAAAACTGGTTTACGAAGGGCTGGATGCACTCAATGAGTTCAGCTATGCCGCCGTGGTGGTACTGGGCGACCCGGCCTACTACGGGCGTTTTGGTTTTAAAACGGCGGCTCAGTATGATCTGCATTGCCGTTGGCCAGATACCGAAGCGGCGTTCCAGGTTTACCCGCTGGCGGAAGACGCGCTGAACGGTGTGAACGGGTTGGTCGAGTATTCGGCACCTTTTAGCCGTTTTTAA
- a CDS encoding U32 family peptidase, which yields MKYALGPVLYYWPKTEVEAFYQQAVSSSADIIYLGESVCTKRREMKVGDWLALAQAIAKSGKQVVLTTLALLQAPSELNELKRYVENGEFLIEANDLGTVNMAADRGLPFVAGHALNCYNAYTLRLLHKQGMMRWCMPVELSRDWLVNLLQQCEELGFRQGFEVEVLSYGHLPLAYSARCFTARSENRGKDECETCCIKYPQGRIVNSQENQQVFVLNGIQTMSGYCYNLGNELTSMQGLVDIVRLSPQGEDTLALIDSFRANEQGAQPLALAHHAECNGYWRRVAGLELVQ from the coding sequence ATGAAATATGCATTAGGGCCAGTGCTCTACTACTGGCCAAAAACCGAGGTGGAAGCCTTCTATCAACAGGCTGTCAGTAGCAGTGCCGATATCATCTATCTTGGTGAGAGTGTCTGTACCAAGCGGCGCGAGATGAAAGTGGGCGACTGGCTGGCACTGGCGCAGGCGATCGCCAAGTCGGGTAAACAGGTCGTGCTCACTACCCTGGCGCTGTTGCAGGCCCCTTCGGAGCTGAATGAGCTGAAGCGCTATGTGGAAAACGGGGAATTCCTGATCGAAGCCAACGATCTGGGCACGGTCAATATGGCCGCCGATCGTGGCTTACCGTTTGTGGCCGGGCACGCTCTCAATTGTTATAACGCCTACACGCTGCGCCTGCTGCATAAGCAAGGCATGATGCGCTGGTGCATGCCGGTGGAGCTTTCGCGCGACTGGCTGGTCAATTTATTGCAGCAATGCGAGGAGTTGGGCTTCCGCCAGGGGTTTGAAGTGGAAGTGTTGAGCTATGGTCATTTGCCCTTGGCCTATTCGGCGCGTTGCTTTACCGCCCGCTCAGAAAACCGAGGTAAGGACGAATGCGAGACCTGTTGTATCAAATATCCTCAGGGACGCATCGTTAACTCGCAGGAGAACCAGCAGGTGTTCGTACTCAATGGCATTCAGACCATGAGCGGTTACTGCTACAACCTGGGTAACGAACTGACCAGCATGCAGGGGCTGGTTGATATCGTGCGCCTGTCGCCGCAGGGGGAAGATACTCTGGCGTTAATTGATAGTTTCCGCGCTAACGAGCAAGGGGCACAGCCGTTGGCATTAGCCCACCACGCCGAATGCAATGGTTACTGGCGGCGCGTGGCCGGGTTGGAGTTGGTGCAATAA
- a CDS encoding GIY-YIG nuclease family protein, translated as MSETTWHLYMLRMPSGMLYTGITTDVERRMAQHQAGKGAKALRGKGVLELVFHCPVGDRSTALRLEYRVKQLSKKQKERLVADPPLSLDYLLPEVKNG; from the coding sequence ATGAGTGAAACAACCTGGCATCTCTATATGCTGCGGATGCCAAGCGGCATGCTGTATACCGGCATCACCACCGATGTCGAGCGGCGCATGGCGCAGCATCAGGCCGGTAAAGGGGCAAAAGCTCTACGTGGGAAAGGGGTGTTGGAACTGGTCTTTCACTGTCCGGTGGGGGATCGATCCACGGCGCTCCGGCTGGAATACCGGGTTAAACAACTGAGCAAAAAACAAAAAGAGAGGCTGGTAGCAGACCCGCCTCTCTCATTAGACTATTTACTGCCGGAGGTTAAAAACGGCTAA
- the ascF gene encoding PTS cellobiose/arbutin/salicin transporter subunit IIBC, which translates to MSKNYAAVSRTIVDAVGGASNVAAVTHCMTRLRFVLNDDTLVDAARLKAIGGVLGVVRSENQCQVIIGNTVSQAYAEVLKLLPEGAVAKQPVAVKNKITLKRIGAGILDALIGTMSPLIPAIIGGSMVKLLAMILDMTGVFDKGSSTLIILNVIGDGAFFFLPVMVAASAAVKFKTNMSLAIAIAGVLVHPAFIDLMAKAAQGQQVEFMGLPVTAVKYTYTVIPALCMTWLLSYIEKWVDRITPAVTKNFLKPMLIVLISAPIAIMLIGPLGIWIGSGISALVYTIHSYLGWLSVAIMGGLWPLLVMTGMHRVFTPTIIQTIAETGKEGMVMPSEIGANLSLGGSSLAVAWRTKNPELRQTALAAAASAIVAGISEPALYGVAVRLKRPLIAALISGFVCGGVAGIAGLASHSMASPGLFTSVQFFDPTNPMTIVWVFGVMLLAVVLSFVLTLLLGFEDIPVVEETESNQAKSAPALSV; encoded by the coding sequence ATGTCTAAGAATTATGCGGCGGTATCAAGAACGATAGTGGATGCAGTTGGGGGAGCGAGTAACGTCGCGGCGGTGACTCATTGCATGACGCGTTTACGCTTTGTGCTCAACGACGACACCCTCGTCGATGCCGCCAGGCTGAAGGCAATCGGCGGCGTGCTGGGCGTGGTAAGAAGCGAAAATCAGTGTCAGGTGATCATCGGCAACACCGTTTCACAGGCTTATGCCGAAGTGCTGAAACTGCTGCCCGAAGGGGCGGTGGCGAAGCAACCGGTCGCGGTAAAAAACAAAATCACCCTCAAACGCATCGGCGCCGGGATCCTGGATGCATTGATTGGCACCATGTCACCGCTGATCCCGGCCATTATCGGCGGCTCAATGGTGAAATTGCTGGCCATGATTTTGGATATGACTGGCGTATTCGATAAAGGCTCCTCAACGCTGATCATTCTTAATGTTATCGGCGATGGCGCATTCTTCTTCCTGCCGGTGATGGTTGCGGCTTCGGCCGCGGTAAAATTCAAAACCAATATGTCGTTGGCGATCGCTATTGCCGGGGTACTGGTTCATCCGGCCTTTATCGATCTGATGGCCAAGGCAGCGCAGGGTCAGCAGGTCGAGTTTATGGGGTTACCTGTCACGGCGGTGAAATACACCTACACGGTGATCCCGGCGTTGTGCATGACCTGGCTGCTTTCCTACATTGAGAAATGGGTCGATCGTATTACACCTGCCGTAACCAAAAATTTCCTTAAACCGATGCTGATTGTGCTGATCTCCGCCCCGATTGCCATCATGCTGATTGGCCCGTTAGGCATCTGGATCGGTAGCGGCATTTCTGCGTTGGTTTACACCATTCACAGCTATCTGGGCTGGTTATCCGTCGCCATCATGGGCGGGCTCTGGCCACTGTTGGTGATGACCGGGATGCACCGCGTGTTCACACCAACCATCATTCAGACTATTGCGGAAACCGGTAAAGAAGGCATGGTGATGCCCTCAGAGATCGGTGCCAACCTCTCGTTGGGGGGCTCATCGTTGGCCGTGGCCTGGCGCACCAAAAACCCGGAACTGCGGCAGACTGCATTGGCCGCTGCGGCCTCGGCCATCGTGGCGGGTATTTCGGAGCCTGCGCTTTACGGTGTGGCAGTACGTTTGAAGCGCCCACTGATAGCGGCGTTGATCAGTGGTTTTGTCTGTGGCGGCGTTGCTGGTATCGCAGGGTTAGCGAGCCACTCAATGGCCTCACCGGGGTTGTTCACCAGCGTGCAGTTCTTTGATCCGACCAACCCGATGACCATTGTCTGGGTGTTTGGCGTGATGCTCCTGGCGGTTGTGCTTTCCTTTGTTCTCACCTTGTTGCTGGGGTTTGAAGATATTCCGGTGGTGGAAGAGACGGAAAGTAACCAAGCCAAATCGGCGCCTGCGTTATCTGTATAA
- a CDS encoding luciferase-like monooxygenase — protein MTKHTPVPVSVLDLSPIPQGAKARDAFHCSLDLAQHAEKWGYQRYWLAEHHNMTGIGSAATSVLLGYLAAGTQSIRLGSGGVMLPNHAPLVIAEQFGTLESLYPGRIDLGLGRAPGTDQRTMMALRRHLSGEVDNFPRDVQELQHYFGEVQPGQAVQAVPGQGLHVPIWLLGSSLYSAQLAAQLGLPFAFASHFAPDMLFQALNLYRENFTPSEQCQKPHAMVCVNVIAAESDSDARFLFTSMQQQFINLRRGSPGPLPPPVDNIHALWTAGEQYGVEQALRMSIVGSESSVRHGLQSLLRETDADEIMVNGQIFDHQARLRSFEIVAGVKGDLVKG, from the coding sequence ATGACTAAACACACACCGGTGCCTGTCTCGGTACTGGATTTATCCCCGATCCCTCAAGGGGCCAAAGCCCGCGATGCGTTCCATTGCTCGCTGGATCTGGCTCAGCATGCTGAAAAATGGGGCTATCAACGCTACTGGCTGGCAGAACACCACAATATGACCGGCATTGGCAGTGCAGCCACGTCGGTGCTCCTCGGGTATCTGGCGGCAGGAACGCAGAGTATTCGTCTGGGTTCCGGTGGCGTGATGCTGCCCAACCATGCGCCGTTGGTGATTGCCGAACAGTTCGGCACGCTGGAATCACTCTATCCTGGGCGTATCGATCTGGGTCTTGGTCGTGCGCCAGGTACAGACCAACGCACGATGATGGCACTGCGCCGTCATCTCTCCGGCGAGGTGGACAACTTCCCACGTGACGTGCAAGAACTCCAGCACTATTTTGGCGAGGTGCAGCCGGGGCAAGCCGTGCAGGCAGTGCCGGGCCAAGGGTTGCATGTGCCAATCTGGCTGTTGGGGTCCAGCCTTTACAGCGCTCAGTTGGCGGCACAGCTCGGTCTGCCGTTTGCCTTCGCTTCGCACTTTGCGCCAGATATGCTGTTCCAGGCATTGAACCTGTACCGTGAAAACTTCACGCCTTCAGAGCAATGTCAGAAGCCGCATGCCATGGTGTGCGTGAACGTGATTGCCGCTGAGAGCGACAGCGATGCACGCTTCCTGTTCACTTCTATGCAGCAACAGTTCATCAATCTGCGCCGTGGTTCTCCAGGCCCGCTGCCGCCGCCGGTAGACAATATCCACGCGCTGTGGACCGCTGGCGAGCAATATGGCGTTGAGCAAGCGTTGCGGATGTCGATTGTCGGCAGCGAAAGTAGCGTTCGTCATGGCCTGCAAAGCCTGCTGCGTGAAACCGACGCCGATGAAATCATGGTTAACGGCCAGATTTTCGATCATCAGGCGCGTTTACGGTCGTTTGAGATTGTTGCCGGGGTGAAAGGCGATTTAGTGAAGGGATAG